A portion of the Tenacibaculum todarodis genome contains these proteins:
- a CDS encoding alanine dehydrogenase: protein MSLYSPFSKEDLMPQPEMLEIQKQKGELFIGLPKETHFEEKRISLTPDAVSALVAHGHRIVVETGAGENSNYADKEYSEAGAKISYDVKEVFGCNIILKVEPPSINEIEMMNPQTILISALQLKTQNKKYFEALAKKRITAVAFDYIKDEHGVYPIVKSLSEIAGTASILIASELMNSINEGNGLLLGNIGGVPPTSVVILGAGTVGEFAARSAIGLGARVKVFDNSLTKLRTLQHRLPSPIYTSTIQPKTLAKALMRCDVAVGAIRGKDRSPVVVTESMIEKMKDGAVIVDVSIDRGGCFETSNITTHSKPTFTEHGVIHYCVPNIPSRYSRTASVSISNILTPYLLSIAEEGGFENAMRYDKSLRNGMYFYHGILTNKTVADWFSLPFRDINLLII from the coding sequence ATGAGTTTATACTCGCCATTTAGTAAGGAAGATTTAATGCCTCAGCCAGAAATGCTTGAAATTCAAAAGCAAAAAGGTGAATTATTTATCGGCTTACCAAAAGAAACACATTTCGAAGAAAAACGAATAAGTTTAACACCAGATGCTGTTTCTGCTTTAGTTGCGCATGGACACAGAATTGTTGTAGAAACTGGTGCAGGAGAAAACTCAAATTATGCCGATAAAGAATACTCAGAAGCTGGTGCAAAAATATCGTACGATGTTAAAGAAGTATTTGGTTGTAACATTATTTTAAAAGTAGAACCGCCTTCTATTAATGAAATTGAAATGATGAATCCACAAACCATCTTAATTTCAGCATTACAATTAAAGACTCAGAACAAAAAATACTTTGAAGCTTTAGCTAAAAAAAGAATTACTGCTGTAGCATTCGATTATATAAAAGACGAACACGGTGTGTATCCAATAGTAAAATCACTTAGTGAAATTGCAGGAACCGCTTCAATTTTAATTGCTTCAGAATTAATGAACAGCATAAATGAAGGAAACGGTTTATTATTAGGAAATATTGGTGGAGTTCCGCCAACATCTGTGGTAATTTTAGGCGCAGGAACTGTTGGTGAATTTGCAGCGCGTTCTGCAATTGGTCTAGGTGCGCGAGTAAAAGTATTCGATAACTCGCTAACAAAACTTAGAACATTACAGCATCGCTTACCGTCACCTATTTACACTTCTACAATACAACCAAAAACATTGGCAAAAGCATTAATGCGTTGCGATGTTGCTGTTGGTGCAATTCGTGGTAAAGATCGCTCTCCTGTTGTTGTTACTGAAAGTATGATTGAAAAAATGAAAGACGGAGCAGTAATTGTTGATGTTAGTATAGATCGTGGAGGTTGTTTTGAAACTTCAAACATTACAACGCATAGCAAACCAACTTTTACAGAACACGGTGTTATACATTATTGCGTTCCAAATATACCTTCTAGATATTCTAGAACTGCCTCTGTATCAATAAGTAATATTTTAACGCCGTATTTATTAAGTATTGCTGAAGAAGGCGGATTTGAAAATGCAATGCGTTACGATAAAAGTTTACGAAACGGAATGTATTTTTACCACGGAATTTTAACAAATAAAACGGTTGCAGATTGGTTTAGCTTACCATTTAGAGATATCAATTTATTGATTATTTAA
- the tsaE gene encoding tRNA (adenosine(37)-N6)-threonylcarbamoyltransferase complex ATPase subunit type 1 TsaE: MNKDYSIAQLSEIAQEIITSAVHKTLLFNGEMGVGKTTLIKEICKQLGVEDVAHSPTFSLVNEYLTTKGETVYHFDFYRIEHEEEAYDMGIEDYLYTNNWYLIEWPNNVENLLPLETVEINISLLENGQRNIQLKTNS, from the coding sequence ATGAACAAAGATTATTCTATAGCGCAGTTATCTGAAATTGCACAAGAAATTATTACTTCCGCAGTACATAAAACATTGTTGTTTAATGGAGAAATGGGTGTTGGTAAAACTACACTTATAAAAGAAATCTGTAAACAACTAGGTGTAGAAGATGTTGCCCACTCACCTACTTTTTCTTTAGTAAATGAATATTTAACTACAAAAGGAGAAACAGTTTATCATTTCGATTTTTATAGAATTGAGCACGAAGAAGAGGCTTACGATATGGGAATTGAAGATTATTTATATACAAATAATTGGTATTTAATTGAGTGGCCAAACAATGTAGAAAATTTACTACCTTTAGAAACTGTGGAAATTAATATTTCGCTTTTAGAAAACGGACAACGCAACATTCAACTAAAAACCAACTCATGA
- a CDS encoding homoserine kinase, whose translation MKYLKIFSPATVANVSCGFDSLGLAIDSVGDEMTFTKTEEKGVRITEITGANLPLNAKENAAGAVALAMLEKHPVDFGIEMTMHKGFSPGSGLGSSAASAAGAAFGVNQFLGNPFSQLELTKFAMIGEETACGSAIADNVSAAIYGGFVLVRSYEPLDIIKIPVPTELRVVAIHPQVEVKTKDSRDVLPKEVPLKSAITQWANLAGLISGLHTENYELISNSLTDIIVEPARKHLIPHFDVVKSEALKAGALGAGISGAGPTIFALCKGDTIANDVFASIENAYKNIKIDFNMHRSKINTEGIKILEER comes from the coding sequence ATGAAGTATTTAAAAATATTTTCTCCTGCAACTGTAGCAAATGTTTCCTGCGGATTTGATTCGTTAGGTTTAGCAATTGACTCCGTTGGTGACGAAATGACTTTTACTAAAACCGAAGAAAAAGGTGTTAGAATTACTGAAATAACAGGCGCTAATTTACCTTTAAACGCAAAAGAAAATGCTGCAGGTGCTGTTGCTTTAGCAATGTTAGAAAAACATCCTGTAGATTTTGGAATAGAAATGACAATGCACAAAGGTTTTTCTCCCGGAAGCGGTTTAGGAAGTAGCGCGGCAAGTGCTGCTGGTGCCGCTTTTGGTGTAAATCAGTTTTTAGGAAATCCGTTTTCTCAATTAGAGTTAACAAAATTTGCTATGATTGGCGAAGAAACTGCTTGCGGAAGTGCAATTGCAGACAATGTTTCTGCGGCTATTTACGGTGGTTTTGTTTTAGTTAGAAGTTACGAACCTTTGGATATTATTAAAATTCCTGTTCCAACAGAATTAAGAGTTGTTGCAATTCACCCACAAGTGGAAGTTAAAACAAAAGATTCTAGAGACGTTTTACCAAAAGAAGTACCTTTAAAAAGTGCAATTACACAATGGGCTAATTTAGCCGGATTAATTAGCGGTTTACATACTGAAAATTACGAGCTAATATCTAACTCGTTAACAGATATTATAGTAGAACCTGCTCGTAAACATTTAATTCCGCATTTTGATGTAGTTAAAAGCGAAGCTTTAAAAGCAGGTGCTTTGGGTGCTGGAATTTCTGGCGCAGGACCTACAATTTTTGCGTTGTGTAAAGGAGATACTATTGCAAACGATGTGTTTGCATCAATTGAAAATGCATATAAAAATATAAAAATCGATTTTAATATGCATCGTTCAAAAATTAATACAGAAGGAATAAAAATTTTAGAAGAAAGATAA
- the thrA gene encoding bifunctional aspartate kinase/homoserine dehydrogenase I produces MKVLKFGGSSVASSQTIQQVLQVVKQTAQKDKVLVVVSAFGKTTNKLIAAAEQAARKDTNYTSLFNEVKQHHLQVIADLIATERQDEVKTKVEKLFSKLEILLQGCFLLEEITPKTLATISGFGELLSSYIISEAAKNEIDAGYKDSRELIITSNSFENAQVNFKLTEKNCQDFFKNNNNQVTLLPGFIANTENGQSTTLGRGGSDYSAAIYAASLNAEELQIWTDVSGMYTANPSVVKQAFPIPHISYQEAMELSHFGAKVIYPPTIQPTLEKKIPILIKNTFQPEQNGTLITDKTNSKTSVKGISHIENITLLTLEGSGMIGVSGVSKRVFETLSVENINVVLITQASSEHSICIGVFDKDANKAAESINETFAFEIERHKVNPVIVEQNLAIIALVGDNMKNHQGLSGRMFSSLGKNNVNVRAIAQGASEKNISAVINSVDAKKALNTLHEQFFEENIKQLNLFVTGVGNVGERFLAQIHKQATYLKEYLKLNIRVVGISNSRKMTFNEDGLDLTNWKEALENGEQTSLDAFFNKTKALNLRNSVFVDNTANKNVSEVYQNYLEQNIGVVTCNKIACASNLDNYKTLKRVSRKFNAPFLFETNVGAGLPVIDTLKNLIASGDRIHKIQAVLSGSLNFVFNNFNENTTFHDVVAQAQKEGFTEPDPKIDLSGIDVARKILILARESGYELELSDIDNNSFLPEKSLKTTNNDDFYASLTASEAHFQNIYKEANDKDCRLKYVATFENGKASVGLQHIPSDHPFYNLEGSDNIVLFFTERYPVNPLLIKGAGAGAEVTASGIFADVIRIGKN; encoded by the coding sequence ATGAAAGTTTTAAAATTCGGAGGTTCATCCGTAGCCAGTTCTCAAACAATACAACAAGTTTTACAAGTTGTTAAACAAACAGCACAAAAAGATAAAGTATTAGTAGTTGTTTCCGCTTTCGGAAAAACTACAAACAAGTTAATTGCTGCTGCAGAACAAGCAGCTAGAAAAGATACTAACTATACTTCTCTTTTTAATGAGGTTAAACAACACCATCTTCAAGTTATTGCAGATTTAATTGCAACTGAAAGACAAGATGAGGTTAAAACCAAGGTCGAAAAATTATTTTCTAAACTAGAAATTTTACTACAAGGTTGTTTCTTATTAGAAGAAATTACACCTAAAACATTAGCAACTATTAGTGGTTTTGGTGAACTTTTATCTTCTTACATAATTTCTGAAGCTGCAAAAAACGAAATAGATGCGGGTTATAAAGATAGTAGAGAGTTAATTATAACATCTAACAGTTTCGAAAATGCACAAGTTAATTTTAAATTAACAGAGAAAAATTGTCAAGATTTCTTTAAAAATAACAATAACCAAGTAACATTATTACCTGGTTTTATAGCAAATACAGAAAATGGGCAATCAACTACGTTAGGTCGTGGAGGTTCAGATTATTCTGCGGCTATTTATGCGGCTTCTTTAAATGCTGAAGAATTACAAATTTGGACAGACGTTAGTGGAATGTACACTGCAAATCCATCTGTTGTAAAACAAGCATTTCCAATTCCGCATATTTCATATCAAGAAGCAATGGAATTGTCTCATTTTGGCGCAAAAGTTATTTATCCACCAACAATTCAACCAACATTAGAAAAGAAAATACCGATTCTAATTAAGAATACTTTTCAACCTGAACAAAATGGAACTTTAATTACTGATAAAACCAACAGCAAAACCAGTGTTAAAGGGATTAGCCATATTGAAAACATAACATTACTTACTTTAGAAGGAAGCGGAATGATTGGTGTTTCAGGTGTTTCTAAACGTGTTTTTGAAACATTATCTGTTGAAAATATAAACGTAGTTTTAATTACACAAGCTTCTTCAGAACATTCAATCTGTATTGGTGTTTTTGATAAAGATGCAAATAAAGCAGCAGAAAGCATCAATGAAACTTTTGCTTTTGAAATTGAAAGGCATAAAGTAAATCCTGTTATTGTTGAACAAAACTTAGCAATTATAGCTTTGGTTGGTGATAACATGAAAAATCACCAAGGTTTAAGTGGGAGAATGTTTAGTTCTTTAGGAAAAAACAACGTAAACGTTAGAGCAATTGCCCAAGGAGCTTCTGAAAAAAATATCTCAGCTGTAATTAATAGTGTTGATGCAAAAAAAGCTTTAAACACGCTTCACGAACAATTTTTTGAAGAAAATATAAAACAGTTAAACTTATTCGTTACGGGTGTTGGTAATGTTGGTGAGCGTTTTTTAGCACAAATTCATAAACAAGCAACCTATTTAAAAGAATATTTAAAACTGAATATAAGAGTAGTTGGAATTTCTAATTCTAGAAAAATGACTTTTAATGAAGACGGTCTAGATTTAACAAATTGGAAAGAAGCCTTAGAAAATGGGGAACAAACATCTTTAGATGCCTTTTTTAATAAGACTAAAGCATTAAACTTACGTAACTCAGTATTTGTAGACAACACAGCTAACAAAAACGTTTCGGAGGTTTATCAAAATTATTTAGAACAAAATATTGGCGTAGTAACTTGTAACAAAATTGCTTGTGCCTCTAATTTAGATAATTACAAGACACTTAAAAGAGTATCGCGTAAATTTAATGCTCCTTTCTTGTTTGAAACTAATGTTGGTGCAGGTTTACCTGTAATTGACACCTTAAAAAACTTAATTGCTTCTGGAGATAGAATCCATAAAATACAAGCAGTCTTATCGGGAAGTTTAAATTTTGTTTTCAATAATTTTAATGAAAATACTACTTTCCATGATGTTGTTGCACAAGCTCAAAAAGAAGGTTTCACAGAACCAGATCCAAAGATAGATTTAAGTGGAATTGACGTTGCAAGAAAAATTTTAATCTTAGCGCGTGAAAGCGGATACGAATTAGAGCTTTCTGATATTGATAACAACTCATTTTTACCAGAAAAAAGCCTTAAAACAACTAATAATGACGATTTTTACGCATCTTTAACAGCATCTGAAGCTCATTTTCAGAATATCTACAAAGAAGCGAATGACAAAGATTGTCGTTTAAAATACGTGGCAACTTTTGAAAACGGTAAAGCATCAGTTGGTTTACAACATATTCCATCAGATCATCCTTTTTATAATTTAGAAGGAAGTGATAATATTGTGTTATTTTTCACAGAAAGATATCCCGTAAATCCATTATTAATAAAAGGTGCTGGAGCTGGTGCAGAAGTTACTGCTTCTGGTATTTTTGCGGATGTAATTAGAATTGGAAAGAACTAA
- a CDS encoding DUF4258 domain-containing protein has protein sequence MLKRFFYYLIGLSLGSLIVYFFWTKKDVTFNYGMDARTLKTIRIRERLYSDEAKLTMAKHNIDSLQIATVLENGDVNFGKSKARIKPCPEYYVTGKKLDLYIIRCDSTSTIKNITIKSN, from the coding sequence ATGCTTAAAAGGTTTTTTTATTACTTAATTGGTTTATCACTTGGTTCTTTAATTGTTTACTTCTTTTGGACAAAAAAAGATGTTACTTTTAATTACGGAATGGATGCGCGTACGCTAAAAACAATACGTATAAGAGAACGTTTATATTCTGACGAAGCTAAGTTAACAATGGCAAAACATAATATTGACAGTCTTCAAATAGCTACAGTTTTAGAAAATGGCGATGTTAATTTTGGTAAAAGTAAAGCACGTATAAAACCTTGTCCAGAATATTATGTTACTGGAAAAAAGTTAGACTTATACATTATTCGCTGCGATAGTACTTCAACAATAAAAAATATTACAATAAAGAGCAATTAA
- a CDS encoding HD domain-containing protein, with product MAKPKKNKLKILNDPIYGFVTIPNSLIFDIIEHRYFQRLRRVSQMGMSNLVYPGANHTRFHHAIGCMHLMHKAIRVLRSKNVVISDDEAKALLIAILLHDIGHGAFSHALEHSIVSGISHEEISLKFMKKLNEEFNGKLDLAIQIFEGRYNRKFLNQLISSQLDVDRLDYLKRDSFYTGVTEGDISSDRLIAMMHVKNDELVIEQKGIYSVENFIISRRLMYWQVYLHKTGLVAENMLVKVLQRAKELAKSGVEVPATKAFKYFLNTEISAENFSEKTLELFSTLDDYDVLASIKQWMFSEDKVLSSLATMLINRKLLKIEMQDKPFSKEYISKKEAKYSEKLALSDSEISYFVFNDFTSNQAYNTEKPIKILSKKGKLKDIASASDQLNLQALTKPVVKYFLCYPKK from the coding sequence TTGGCTAAACCGAAAAAAAATAAATTAAAAATATTAAACGATCCTATTTATGGATTTGTAACGATACCTAATTCGCTCATTTTTGATATTATTGAGCATCGATATTTTCAACGATTGAGAAGAGTTTCTCAAATGGGAATGTCTAACTTAGTGTATCCAGGAGCAAACCATACTCGTTTTCATCACGCAATTGGTTGTATGCATCTAATGCATAAGGCAATACGTGTTTTACGTTCTAAGAATGTAGTAATTTCGGATGATGAAGCAAAAGCACTTTTAATTGCAATTCTCTTACACGATATTGGTCATGGAGCTTTTTCACATGCTTTAGAACATAGTATTGTTAGCGGAATTTCTCATGAAGAGATTTCTCTAAAATTTATGAAAAAATTGAATGAAGAGTTCAATGGAAAACTAGACTTAGCAATTCAAATTTTTGAAGGAAGATACAATAGAAAGTTTCTAAACCAATTAATATCGAGTCAATTAGATGTTGATCGATTAGATTACTTAAAACGAGATTCATTTTATACTGGTGTTACAGAAGGGGATATTTCTTCAGACCGATTAATTGCAATGATGCATGTTAAAAATGATGAACTGGTAATTGAACAAAAAGGAATTTATTCTGTAGAAAACTTTATAATTTCTCGACGTTTAATGTATTGGCAAGTATATCTGCATAAAACAGGTTTAGTGGCTGAAAATATGTTAGTTAAAGTATTGCAAAGAGCAAAGGAGTTGGCAAAGAGTGGAGTAGAAGTTCCTGCTACAAAAGCTTTTAAATACTTTTTAAATACGGAAATTTCTGCTGAAAACTTTTCAGAAAAAACATTAGAACTTTTTTCTACATTAGATGATTATGATGTGTTGGCTTCCATAAAACAATGGATGTTTAGCGAGGATAAAGTGTTATCTAGCTTAGCAACAATGTTAATTAATAGAAAATTGTTGAAAATTGAAATGCAAGATAAACCCTTTTCAAAAGAATATATTTCTAAAAAAGAAGCAAAATATAGCGAAAAACTAGCGCTTTCAGATTCAGAAATTTCTTATTTTGTTTTTAATGATTTTACTTCTAATCAGGCTTATAACACAGAAAAACCTATAAAAATCTTAAGTAAGAAAGGGAAATTAAAAGATATTGCATCTGCATCTGATCAATTAAACCTTCAAGCACTAACAAAACCAGTGGTTAAGTATTTTTTATGTTATCCAAAGAAGTAA
- the thrC gene encoding threonine synthase — MKYYSLNHKSPKVSFKSAVVNGLAPDRGLYFPESITPIASDFIKNIANYSNEEIAYEAIKQFVGDEIPTEVLKNIIDETLTFDFPIVNVEENIGALELFHGPTMAFKDVGARFMARCLAYFNKNNEDKVTVLVATSGDTGGAVASGFLGVKGVEVVILYPSGKVSDIQEKQLTTLGQNIKALEVDGVFDDCQEMVKTAFLDTEISKTLTSANSINIARWLPQMFYFFFAYKQLHKKHKDIVFSVPSGNFGNICAGIMAQKLGLPVKHFVASTNINDTVPNFLATEKYDPKPSKATISNAMDVGNPSNFIRIQELFGNNTEKLKQAFASYSFTDEATKKAMKEIYKTSGYVTDPHGAVGYLGLKKYNLADTDFGVFLETAHPVKFLDIVEETLPVTVEIPEQIKSVIDKVKVATKVSNYTELKAFLNS; from the coding sequence ATGAAGTATTATAGTCTTAATCATAAATCACCAAAAGTAAGCTTTAAAAGTGCTGTAGTTAACGGTTTAGCGCCTGATAGAGGTTTGTATTTCCCAGAGAGCATCACTCCTATTGCTAGTGATTTTATTAAAAATATTGCCAATTATTCTAACGAAGAAATTGCGTATGAAGCTATCAAACAATTTGTTGGAGATGAGATTCCTACAGAAGTTTTAAAAAATATTATTGATGAAACCTTGACTTTCGATTTTCCTATTGTTAATGTCGAAGAAAACATTGGTGCATTAGAGTTGTTTCACGGACCAACAATGGCTTTTAAAGATGTTGGCGCACGTTTTATGGCGCGTTGTTTAGCGTATTTTAATAAGAATAATGAAGATAAAGTTACTGTTTTAGTTGCTACTTCTGGAGATACTGGAGGTGCTGTTGCAAGCGGATTTTTAGGTGTTAAAGGCGTAGAAGTTGTTATTTTATATCCAAGCGGAAAAGTTAGTGATATTCAAGAAAAGCAATTAACTACTTTAGGACAAAATATTAAAGCATTAGAAGTTGATGGTGTTTTTGATGATTGTCAAGAAATGGTAAAAACTGCTTTTTTAGATACTGAAATTTCTAAAACGTTAACATCAGCTAACTCAATAAATATTGCACGTTGGTTGCCACAAATGTTCTATTTTTTCTTTGCGTATAAGCAATTGCACAAAAAACATAAAGACATCGTTTTTTCTGTACCAAGTGGAAATTTTGGAAATATTTGTGCCGGAATTATGGCTCAAAAATTAGGTTTACCAGTAAAACATTTTGTTGCTTCAACCAATATAAACGATACAGTTCCTAACTTTTTAGCAACTGAAAAATACGATCCAAAACCATCTAAAGCTACTATCTCTAACGCTATGGATGTTGGTAATCCAAGTAATTTTATCAGAATTCAAGAATTGTTTGGTAACAATACAGAAAAATTAAAACAAGCTTTTGCCTCGTATTCTTTTACAGATGAAGCAACTAAAAAAGCTATGAAAGAAATTTATAAAACTTCTGGTTATGTTACAGATCCACACGGTGCTGTTGGATATTTAGGTTTAAAAAAATACAATTTAGCCGATACTGATTTTGGTGTATTTTTAGAAACTGCACATCCTGTAAAGTTTTTAGATATTGTTGAGGAAACATTGCCTGTAACTGTTGAAATTCCTGAGCAGATTAAATCTGTAATTGATAAAGTAAAAGTTGCTACAAAAGTTAGTAATTATACCGAATTAAAAGCGTTTTTAAATTCTTAA
- a CDS encoding HEPN domain-containing protein → MENYIGKIVSPFNENESIDFVRLSLSNETIEIELSSSQRGFNSIKTIIGVFNGFGKATLVNCKYIGMSIGAGADVKKYSAEYLFKGDFINNPELFYFDNVNIEMTGLLDWTNISAIKNNLINDKKLIIEDFDLIEIYNSDVFSVELYTSNNINIKRKNNQITIKENIGLKIKSNKEDINVWKFLNLIKELKKIFFILSNEKTEIDSTTFHKKKEMPVSLYWTGNNSLGSPSPLNPRIKFDDIKHNLDEIIQNWFEKKDLHTSIELILEKSINNKLSRENYFLNNCFSIETYHRRFMNYKLFDRTKFKSIKKGILESIEDNTIRNLIENNLAHINEPNFRKRLSDFESDFSTLLPNDWDVEEYIRKIVKSRNYLVHRSSTKNIFNNFDMLYASIYIEIIIKINVYRSLGINESLVKKLLIETGERVKGFYDSNKQRRFENNKLKIKRIKN, encoded by the coding sequence ATGGAAAATTATATAGGAAAAATAGTTTCACCTTTTAATGAAAATGAATCTATTGATTTCGTTAGACTTTCATTGTCTAATGAAACTATAGAAATTGAATTATCATCTAGCCAACGAGGTTTTAACAGCATAAAAACTATAATTGGAGTATTTAATGGATTTGGTAAAGCTACATTAGTAAACTGTAAATACATTGGAATGTCAATTGGAGCTGGTGCAGATGTAAAAAAATATTCTGCTGAATATCTGTTTAAAGGAGATTTTATAAACAACCCCGAATTATTTTACTTTGATAATGTAAATATAGAAATGACAGGCTTATTAGATTGGACTAATATTTCAGCAATTAAAAACAATCTTATTAATGATAAAAAATTAATTATAGAAGATTTTGATTTAATTGAAATTTATAATTCTGATGTTTTTTCTGTAGAATTATACACTTCTAACAACATAAATATTAAGAGAAAAAACAATCAGATAACCATTAAAGAAAATATTGGGTTAAAAATAAAATCAAACAAAGAAGATATAAATGTTTGGAAGTTTTTAAATTTAATAAAAGAGTTAAAAAAAATATTTTTTATTCTTAGCAACGAAAAAACAGAGATTGACAGTACAACTTTCCATAAAAAAAAGGAAATGCCTGTTTCTTTATATTGGACAGGAAATAATTCTTTGGGTTCACCATCACCATTGAATCCAAGAATTAAATTTGACGACATTAAACATAATTTAGACGAAATTATTCAAAATTGGTTTGAAAAAAAAGACCTTCATACAAGTATAGAATTAATCTTAGAAAAATCTATAAATAACAAGTTAAGCCGTGAAAATTATTTTTTAAATAATTGTTTCTCTATCGAGACATATCATAGACGTTTTATGAATTATAAATTATTTGATAGGACCAAATTTAAATCTATAAAAAAAGGGATATTAGAATCAATAGAAGATAATACAATTAGAAATTTAATAGAAAATAACTTGGCACACATTAATGAACCAAATTTTAGAAAAAGGTTATCTGATTTTGAATCTGATTTCTCTACTTTACTTCCTAATGATTGGGATGTTGAGGAATATATAAGAAAAATTGTAAAATCACGTAATTATTTAGTTCATAGAAGTTCAACAAAGAATATATTTAATAATTTTGATATGTTATATGCATCAATTTATATTGAAATAATTATTAAAATTAATGTTTACAGAAGTCTAGGAATAAATGAAAGTTTAGTAAAAAAATTACTTATTGAAACTGGAGAAAGAGTTAAAGGTTTTTATGATTCTAATAAACAAAGAAGGTTTGAAAATAATAAATTGAAGATAAAACGTATAAAAAATTAG
- a CDS encoding bifunctional response regulator/alkaline phosphatase family protein, with protein sequence MKQIDILWVDDEIDLLKPHQLFLEKKGYKVTTSTNGTDAIDLIDEKRFDIVFLDENMPGLTGLETLAEIKQKQPNLPIVMITKSEEEYIMEDAIGSKIADYLIKPVNPNQILLSLKKSLDHSRLISEKTTSNYQQEFRKISMDLAMVNSYEEWFTLYKKLIHWELELETISDAGMLGILESQKQEANTQFFKFVKKNYQDWLTAGDRPTFSHTLFKDFVVPHLSKDQGTLLIVIDNLRFDQYRTLEPLLNNFYKKEEEHSYLSILPTATQYARNAIFSGLMPSEMEKKHPNYWKNDLDEGGKNLYENEFLEAQIKRLNLDIKHEYYKITNLRSGKELADNYNGTKQNDLTVVVYNFVDMLSHAKTEMEVIKELAGDDKAYRSLTVSWFKNSPLFEIIQKAKLLGQKLIITTDHGTINCKHPTKVIGNKNISSNLRYKTGRSLSYEEKDVFAVKNPKDIFLPSIAINSPFIFAKEDMFFAYPNNYNHFVKYYKNTYQHGGISLEEMIIPCAIYEPK encoded by the coding sequence ATGAAACAAATAGATATACTTTGGGTAGATGATGAAATTGATTTATTAAAACCACATCAACTATTTTTAGAAAAAAAAGGATATAAAGTTACAACAAGTACAAACGGAACAGATGCTATAGATTTAATAGATGAAAAACGTTTCGATATTGTTTTTTTAGATGAAAATATGCCTGGTTTAACAGGTTTAGAAACACTTGCTGAAATAAAACAAAAACAACCCAATCTTCCTATAGTAATGATTACTAAAAGTGAAGAAGAATATATTATGGAAGATGCAATTGGTTCTAAAATTGCAGATTATTTAATAAAACCAGTAAATCCAAATCAGATTTTATTGAGTTTAAAAAAGAGCTTAGATCATTCTCGTTTAATTTCTGAAAAAACAACTTCTAATTATCAACAGGAATTCAGAAAAATATCGATGGATTTAGCAATGGTAAATTCTTATGAAGAATGGTTTACGTTATATAAAAAGCTAATTCACTGGGAATTAGAACTAGAAACAATTTCTGATGCAGGAATGTTAGGTATTTTAGAAAGCCAGAAGCAAGAAGCTAATACACAGTTCTTTAAATTCGTAAAAAAGAATTACCAAGATTGGTTAACAGCTGGCGATAGACCTACTTTTTCACATACTTTATTTAAAGATTTTGTAGTTCCACATTTAAGCAAAGACCAAGGAACTTTATTAATTGTTATTGATAATTTACGTTTTGACCAATACAGAACCTTAGAACCTTTACTTAATAATTTTTATAAAAAGGAAGAAGAACACTCTTATTTAAGCATTTTACCAACGGCAACACAATATGCCAGAAACGCTATTTTTTCTGGATTAATGCCTTCGGAAATGGAGAAAAAACATCCAAATTATTGGAAAAATGACCTCGATGAAGGTGGGAAAAATTTATATGAAAATGAATTTTTAGAAGCACAAATAAAACGTTTAAACCTAGATATTAAGCACGAATATTATAAAATAACCAATTTACGAAGCGGAAAAGAACTTGCCGATAATTACAACGGAACAAAACAGAACGACTTAACAGTTGTAGTGTATAATTTTGTTGATATGCTTTCGCATGCTAAAACCGAAATGGAAGTAATTAAAGAGTTGGCTGGAGATGATAAAGCATATCGCTCACTTACAGTAAGTTGGTTTAAGAATTCTCCTTTGTTCGAGATAATTCAAAAAGCAAAATTATTAGGTCAAAAACTTATAATAACAACCGATCACGGAACCATAAATTGTAAGCATCCTACTAAGGTAATTGGTAATAAAAACATCAGTTCAAATTTACGTTACAAAACAGGTAGAAGTCTTTCATATGAAGAAAAAGATGTCTTTGCAGTAAAAAATCCGAAAGACATTTTCTTACCAAGTATAGCAATTAATAGTCCGTTTATTTTTGCAAAAGAAGATATGTTTTTCGCCTATCCAAATAATTACAATCACTTTGTGAAATATTATAAAAATACGTATCAACATGGTGGAATATCTTTGGAAGAAATGATAATTCCTTGTGCTATTTATGAACCTAAATAA